In a genomic window of Nothobranchius furzeri strain GRZ-AD chromosome 14, NfurGRZ-RIMD1, whole genome shotgun sequence:
- the LOC107380947 gene encoding transmembrane protein 151B isoform X1 produces the protein MQTEEETAAAEEPILEEGSGREQQRPVQQSLASSLCRESHWKCLLLTLLMYGCFATLAWCALCRVPVLGSSSVPLGADDDATSAAYYNDILHLESPCSSGYVYIPLAFLAMLYVVYLVECWHCFSKTAMLAHAEFQEVYERVQRLQQATPCIWWKAISYHYVRRTRQVTRYRNGDAYTTTQVYHERVNTHASSSEFDYARYGVKDVSKQLLELERHPAVRLRFTKCFSFSSARAEAAYLTQRARFFGENEGLDDYMEAREGMHLKNVDFREHILAFPDPAHQPWFSRHKVFWLASAFLLSWPLRVVSEYRMAYVHYHVEKLFGEDEDPVGGGVGGAVQVGGGRGDGVEGGTENGIHPGGIGIGFGLNGTSYRAISRVNTVDMTELEWHIRCNQQMVPSYSEAILMDMDSSGGTNPTVSTPLSGPPGVTPTQTNHPPPLTLPVVFNSAYLLQSCPRCRRTTSSASLPSRLRAPMGTTALLNATVAGIRAAGPGSGGIGGRLVLSRSGFSLGRLGGVRQNSLFHSRSMGGGLGGSREEGGGSGGGGSSGGGGGSSGGGGSGGFLGLGSRQNNEETRGVLEGDDEEEEEEVRRRESRGGERDEEAEQESGGGGGGEVREGERDRPPSYQDAFFFPVLIIHGEESCHAGDDM, from the exons cagAGGCCAGTGCAGCAGTCTCTGGCCTCCTCTCTGTGCCGAGAGTCCCACTGGAAGTGCCTTCTCCTGACCCTCCTCATGTATGGCTGTTTTGCCACCCTGGCCTGGTGTGCCCTCTGTCGCGTGCCTGTCCTCGGGTCCTCGTCCGTGCCGCTCGGTGCTGACGACGACGCCACGTCAGCAGCCTACTACAACGACATCCTGCACCTGGAGAGCCCGTGCTCCAGCGGTTACGTCTACATCCCCCTGGCTTTCCTGGCGATGCTGTATGTGGTGTACCTGGTTGAGTGCTGGCACTGCTTCTCCAAGACGGCCATGTTGGCTCATGCTGAATTCCAG GAAGTGTACGAGCGCGTGCAGCGGCTCCAGCAGGCCACGCCCTGTATTTGGTGGAAGGCCATCAGTTATCACTATGTGAGGAGAACCAGACAAGTGACCAGATACCGCAATGGAGATGCATACACAACCACACAG GTCTACCATGAGCGGGTGAACACTCACGCCTCCAGTTCAGAGTTCGACTACGCTCGCTACGGCGTCAAAGATGTGTCCAAACAGCTGCTGGAGCTGGAGCGGCACCctgctgttcgcctccgtttCACAAAGTGTTTCAG CTTCTCTAGTGCTCGTGCCGAAGCTGCCTACCTCACCCAG CGAGCTCGCTTCTTCGGGGAAAATGAGGGACTTGATGACTACATGGAAGCCAGGGAGGGAATGCACCTGAAGAACGTGGATTTCCGTGAGCACATCCTGGCGTTCCCAGATCCCGCTCACCAGCCGTGGTTTTCCAGGCACAAGGTGTTTTGGCTGGCCTCCGCTTTCCTGCTGTCGTGGCCGCTGCGGGTGGTGTCGGAGTATCGCATGGCGTATGTCCACTACCACGTCGAGAAGCTGTTCGGGGAGGATGAGGACCCGGTCGGAGGAGGCGTTGGAGGAGCGGTACAAgttggaggaggaagaggggATGGGGTCGAAGGAGGGACTGAGAATGGAATCCATCCGGGAGGGATTGGGATTGGATTTGGACTGAATGGGACGAGCTACAGGGCCATCTCTCGGGTCAACACAGTGGACATGACGGAACTAGAGTGGCACATCCGTTGTAACCAACAAATGGTCCCGAGCTACTCCGAGGCCATCCTTATGGACATGGACTCAAGCGGAGGGACGAATCCCACGGTCTCTACGCCCCTCTCTGGACCTCCAGGTGTCACTCCAACTCAGACCAACCACCCGCCTCCCCTGACTCTGCCTGTGGTCTTCAACTCTGCTTACCTCCTGCAGAGCTGCCCCAGatgtaggaggaccacatcaagtGCCAGTCTTCCCTCCAGGTTGAGGGCCCCGATGGGAACCACGGCCCTCCTGAATGCTACTGTGGCAGGGATCCGAGCAGCGGGGCCGGGAAGCGGCGGGATAGGAGGGAGACTGGTGCTCAGTCGGAGTGGATTCTCCCTCGGCAGACTCGGAGGTGTGCGCCAGAACAGCTTGTTTCATTCAAGAAGCATGGGGGGAGGACTGGGAGGCAGCAGAGAGGAGGGCGGTGGGAGTGGAGGGGGAGGAAGCAGCGGAGGAGGGGGAGGGAGCAGCGGAGGGGGAGGGAGCGGGGGATTCTTGGGGTTAGGCTCGAGGCAGAACAACGAAGAAACTCGAGGGGTGCTCGAAggagatgacgaggaggaagaggaggaggtgaggaggagggaaagcaggggaggggagagggatgaggaagcagagcaggaaagtggaggaggaggtggaggagaggtgagagagggtgagagggatcgACCGCCCTCCTACCAGGATGCGTTCTTCTTCCCTGTCCTCATCATCCATGGTGAGGAGAGCTGCCACGCGGGTGACGACATGTGA
- the LOC107380947 gene encoding transmembrane protein 151A isoform X2 gives MQTEEETAAAEEPILEEGSGREQRPVQQSLASSLCRESHWKCLLLTLLMYGCFATLAWCALCRVPVLGSSSVPLGADDDATSAAYYNDILHLESPCSSGYVYIPLAFLAMLYVVYLVECWHCFSKTAMLAHAEFQEVYERVQRLQQATPCIWWKAISYHYVRRTRQVTRYRNGDAYTTTQVYHERVNTHASSSEFDYARYGVKDVSKQLLELERHPAVRLRFTKCFSFSSARAEAAYLTQRARFFGENEGLDDYMEAREGMHLKNVDFREHILAFPDPAHQPWFSRHKVFWLASAFLLSWPLRVVSEYRMAYVHYHVEKLFGEDEDPVGGGVGGAVQVGGGRGDGVEGGTENGIHPGGIGIGFGLNGTSYRAISRVNTVDMTELEWHIRCNQQMVPSYSEAILMDMDSSGGTNPTVSTPLSGPPGVTPTQTNHPPPLTLPVVFNSAYLLQSCPRCRRTTSSASLPSRLRAPMGTTALLNATVAGIRAAGPGSGGIGGRLVLSRSGFSLGRLGGVRQNSLFHSRSMGGGLGGSREEGGGSGGGGSSGGGGGSSGGGGSGGFLGLGSRQNNEETRGVLEGDDEEEEEEVRRRESRGGERDEEAEQESGGGGGGEVREGERDRPPSYQDAFFFPVLIIHGEESCHAGDDM, from the exons AGGCCAGTGCAGCAGTCTCTGGCCTCCTCTCTGTGCCGAGAGTCCCACTGGAAGTGCCTTCTCCTGACCCTCCTCATGTATGGCTGTTTTGCCACCCTGGCCTGGTGTGCCCTCTGTCGCGTGCCTGTCCTCGGGTCCTCGTCCGTGCCGCTCGGTGCTGACGACGACGCCACGTCAGCAGCCTACTACAACGACATCCTGCACCTGGAGAGCCCGTGCTCCAGCGGTTACGTCTACATCCCCCTGGCTTTCCTGGCGATGCTGTATGTGGTGTACCTGGTTGAGTGCTGGCACTGCTTCTCCAAGACGGCCATGTTGGCTCATGCTGAATTCCAG GAAGTGTACGAGCGCGTGCAGCGGCTCCAGCAGGCCACGCCCTGTATTTGGTGGAAGGCCATCAGTTATCACTATGTGAGGAGAACCAGACAAGTGACCAGATACCGCAATGGAGATGCATACACAACCACACAG GTCTACCATGAGCGGGTGAACACTCACGCCTCCAGTTCAGAGTTCGACTACGCTCGCTACGGCGTCAAAGATGTGTCCAAACAGCTGCTGGAGCTGGAGCGGCACCctgctgttcgcctccgtttCACAAAGTGTTTCAG CTTCTCTAGTGCTCGTGCCGAAGCTGCCTACCTCACCCAG CGAGCTCGCTTCTTCGGGGAAAATGAGGGACTTGATGACTACATGGAAGCCAGGGAGGGAATGCACCTGAAGAACGTGGATTTCCGTGAGCACATCCTGGCGTTCCCAGATCCCGCTCACCAGCCGTGGTTTTCCAGGCACAAGGTGTTTTGGCTGGCCTCCGCTTTCCTGCTGTCGTGGCCGCTGCGGGTGGTGTCGGAGTATCGCATGGCGTATGTCCACTACCACGTCGAGAAGCTGTTCGGGGAGGATGAGGACCCGGTCGGAGGAGGCGTTGGAGGAGCGGTACAAgttggaggaggaagaggggATGGGGTCGAAGGAGGGACTGAGAATGGAATCCATCCGGGAGGGATTGGGATTGGATTTGGACTGAATGGGACGAGCTACAGGGCCATCTCTCGGGTCAACACAGTGGACATGACGGAACTAGAGTGGCACATCCGTTGTAACCAACAAATGGTCCCGAGCTACTCCGAGGCCATCCTTATGGACATGGACTCAAGCGGAGGGACGAATCCCACGGTCTCTACGCCCCTCTCTGGACCTCCAGGTGTCACTCCAACTCAGACCAACCACCCGCCTCCCCTGACTCTGCCTGTGGTCTTCAACTCTGCTTACCTCCTGCAGAGCTGCCCCAGatgtaggaggaccacatcaagtGCCAGTCTTCCCTCCAGGTTGAGGGCCCCGATGGGAACCACGGCCCTCCTGAATGCTACTGTGGCAGGGATCCGAGCAGCGGGGCCGGGAAGCGGCGGGATAGGAGGGAGACTGGTGCTCAGTCGGAGTGGATTCTCCCTCGGCAGACTCGGAGGTGTGCGCCAGAACAGCTTGTTTCATTCAAGAAGCATGGGGGGAGGACTGGGAGGCAGCAGAGAGGAGGGCGGTGGGAGTGGAGGGGGAGGAAGCAGCGGAGGAGGGGGAGGGAGCAGCGGAGGGGGAGGGAGCGGGGGATTCTTGGGGTTAGGCTCGAGGCAGAACAACGAAGAAACTCGAGGGGTGCTCGAAggagatgacgaggaggaagaggaggaggtgaggaggagggaaagcaggggaggggagagggatgaggaagcagagcaggaaagtggaggaggaggtggaggagaggtgagagagggtgagagggatcgACCGCCCTCCTACCAGGATGCGTTCTTCTTCCCTGTCCTCATCATCCATGGTGAGGAGAGCTGCCACGCGGGTGACGACATGTGA